The Victivallaceae bacterium genome contains a region encoding:
- a CDS encoding phosphoglycerate kinase, producing the protein MVKQRLSIRDMSFNGRRVLLRVDFNVPLKDGRILDDTRIKASLPTIEYLLKEGAKVILMSHLGDPKSIDMTYSLKPIVKILEEFLGRKVGFVSDFPNDDVGRCIEEVLKCRIVLLENLRFHKGEKNPNEHPEFAMGLASLGDLYVNDAFGTCHRKHASVYMVPQYFPGHAGMGFLVEKEIDFLGNTLNKDIVEPFTVLLGGSKITSKIGVINALINKASSILLGGGMGLTFLKAQGLDIGQSLFDAEGLPSAVELLQRAKETGVDIVLPVDVKIARDPKSTAREVSVENIPQDESVFDIGSQTVTVFDKILRSSGTVFWNGPVGMYEVPPFDTGSLQLARIIALSEAVSIVGGGDAAAVIKSAGVSAGITHVSTGGGASLEFIEHGNLPGIDVLSPGSL; encoded by the coding sequence ATGGTAAAACAAAGATTATCGATTCGAGATATGTCCTTTAACGGACGTAGAGTGTTATTAAGAGTAGATTTCAATGTCCCTTTAAAGGATGGGCGAATTCTTGACGATACCCGTATTAAGGCGTCTCTCCCCACTATCGAATATCTTTTGAAGGAAGGAGCCAAGGTAATTTTAATGAGTCATTTGGGTGATCCTAAAAGTATCGATATGACTTATTCCTTAAAACCTATCGTAAAAATTTTAGAGGAATTTTTAGGTCGTAAAGTCGGTTTCGTATCCGATTTTCCTAACGATGATGTAGGGCGATGCATAGAAGAAGTCTTGAAATGCCGAATAGTTTTACTTGAAAATCTTCGTTTTCATAAAGGAGAAAAAAACCCGAATGAACATCCGGAATTTGCTATGGGATTAGCCTCTTTAGGTGACTTATACGTAAACGATGCTTTCGGTACATGTCATCGTAAACATGCTTCGGTATATATGGTTCCGCAATATTTTCCCGGGCATGCGGGTATGGGCTTTCTCGTAGAGAAAGAGATTGATTTTTTGGGTAATACTCTCAATAAGGACATCGTGGAACCTTTTACGGTTCTTCTCGGTGGGTCTAAAATTACCTCGAAAATAGGCGTCATTAATGCACTTATAAATAAAGCTTCCTCCATTCTTCTCGGTGGAGGCATGGGACTGACCTTTTTAAAAGCTCAAGGTCTTGATATAGGTCAATCTTTGTTTGATGCGGAAGGTCTTCCTTCAGCCGTTGAACTTTTGCAACGAGCCAAAGAGACCGGTGTTGATATCGTATTACCTGTCGATGTTAAAATAGCTCGAGATCCGAAAAGTACGGCACGTGAAGTTTCGGTTGAAAATATTCCTCAAGATGAATCCGTGTTCGATATAGGTTCTCAAACCGTTACCGTTTTCGATAAGATATTACGTTCTTCAGGAACCGTTTTTTGGAATGGGCCCGTAGGGATGTATGAAGTTCCTCCTTTCGACACGGGTTCATTACAATTAGCGAGAATCATTGCCCTTTCCGAGGCCGTATCGATTGTAGGCGGCGGTGATGCGGCGGCAGTCATTAAATCGGCAGGAGTTTCCGCTGGGATTACTCATGTTTCCACTGGAGGAGGAGCCTCTCTGGAATTTATTGAACACGGAAACTTACCCGGGATAGATGTTCTTTCTCCAGGATCTCTCTAA
- a CDS encoding inorganic phosphate transporter — translation MLSLVILVILCGLYAAWNIGANDVANAVGTSVGSGALSLKQAVIIAAVFEFLGAFVFGGEVSGTIESRIVNFSGFPGGTLDYVYGMTAALLATGVWLQTASFFGWPVSTTHSIIGAVIGFGLVVGNSGAIYWGHVFSIILSWILSPLFGGVVSFVIFSLIRRRILYHANPVQAIIQVAPYLAFAVISVLTGIILNGGLLAERINIVYRYLIIAAGGLAAFGFTFLILKKNRDYDQILNDQKLIRRIQKTAHYGKNYLVVEVIFSYFQMVVACFMAFAHGSNDVANAIAPVAAVLKIVYPKFMLHDGNVWLLIMGGIGIVLGLATWGWRVIETVGCKITELTPSRGFSAGFGSSVTVVLASKLGFPISTTHVVVGAILGVGFARGIKAINLNVIRDIVFSWFITVPAGAGLSILFFFILRLLFGYV, via the coding sequence ATGTTATCTTTAGTAATCTTAGTGATTCTTTGCGGTTTATATGCCGCATGGAACATCGGAGCTAACGATGTCGCTAATGCTGTCGGGACCAGCGTAGGTTCCGGAGCTTTGTCTTTGAAACAGGCCGTTATTATTGCTGCCGTTTTTGAATTTTTAGGGGCTTTTGTTTTCGGAGGTGAAGTTTCCGGAACTATTGAATCGAGAATCGTAAACTTTTCCGGTTTCCCGGGAGGTACATTGGATTATGTTTACGGAATGACGGCAGCTTTGTTGGCAACCGGAGTATGGTTGCAAACGGCTTCTTTTTTCGGATGGCCCGTTTCGACTACTCATTCAATTATCGGAGCCGTTATAGGTTTTGGATTGGTTGTCGGAAATTCCGGTGCTATCTATTGGGGACATGTTTTTTCAATCATTTTAAGTTGGATATTATCGCCTCTCTTTGGGGGAGTCGTTTCTTTCGTTATTTTTTCCTTAATCAGACGTCGCATTCTGTATCATGCAAATCCTGTTCAAGCCATTATTCAAGTGGCTCCTTATCTGGCTTTTGCCGTTATTTCCGTTTTAACGGGAATTATTTTGAACGGAGGCTTGCTCGCCGAACGCATAAATATTGTTTATAGATATTTAATAATAGCAGCCGGGGGATTGGCAGCATTTGGATTTACTTTTCTTATTCTTAAAAAAAACCGTGATTACGATCAAATTCTCAATGATCAAAAGTTAATTCGTCGTATTCAGAAAACGGCTCATTACGGAAAAAACTATTTGGTTGTAGAAGTTATTTTTTCTTATTTTCAAATGGTTGTTGCCTGCTTTATGGCTTTTGCTCATGGTTCGAATGACGTGGCTAACGCCATAGCTCCCGTAGCTGCGGTATTGAAGATTGTTTATCCGAAATTTATGTTGCATGATGGGAACGTATGGCTATTGATTATGGGTGGTATCGGTATCGTGCTTGGATTAGCCACTTGGGGCTGGAGAGTGATAGAAACGGTAGGATGTAAAATCACCGAATTAACGCCTTCCAGAGGATTCTCGGCAGGATTCGGTTCGTCGGTAACCGTTGTTTTGGCTTCCAAATTAGGGTTCCCAATATCGACGACTCACGTGGTAGTCGGAGCCATTTTAGGAGTCGGATTTGCCAGGGGTATTAAAGCCATCAATTTGAACGTGATTCGAGATATCGTATTTTCTTGGTTTATTACGGTGCCCGCCGGAGCAGGATTATCGATATTGTTTTTCTTTATTTTAAGGTTATTGTTCGGGTATGTCTAA
- a CDS encoding TIGR00153 family protein, whose translation MGKKGILMQTLARLFGRSPFAPLEAHMRTVSECVGMLPKIFSCLKSEDYIGIERTSKDISEKEHEADCLKNDIRNHLSGGLFLPISRTAILEILSLQDSLADRAEDAAILLTFRQLKLLPTFESDFFLFLNKNLEAFDSVIATMKELNELLESSFGGFEASKTREKVFEVAKKEHEADLLQRVLLKTFLSDQSDINQRDLFLWLKVTQAIAAISDNAEKLANRVNMTLEER comes from the coding sequence ATGGGGAAAAAAGGCATTCTTATGCAAACTCTTGCTCGTTTGTTCGGGCGTTCTCCTTTCGCTCCCCTGGAAGCTCATATGCGCACCGTTTCGGAATGTGTCGGTATGTTGCCTAAAATTTTTAGTTGCTTGAAGTCCGAAGATTATATAGGAATCGAAAGAACTTCAAAAGACATATCGGAAAAAGAGCATGAAGCCGATTGCTTGAAAAATGATATAAGAAATCATCTGTCCGGCGGATTGTTTTTGCCTATTTCTCGGACAGCTATTCTTGAGATTCTTTCCTTACAGGATAGTTTGGCAGATAGAGCCGAAGATGCTGCAATCCTATTGACGTTTCGTCAATTAAAACTGCTTCCGACGTTTGAATCGGATTTTTTTCTATTCTTAAATAAAAATTTGGAAGCTTTTGACTCTGTCATTGCTACCATGAAAGAACTTAATGAATTACTGGAAAGTTCTTTTGGTGGATTCGAAGCGAGTAAAACACGAGAAAAAGTTTTTGAAGTCGCTAAAAAAGAGCATGAAGCCGATTTATTGCAAAGAGTGCTTCTCAAAACGTTCTTAAGTGATCAATCCGATATTAATCAGAGAGATCTTTTCTTGTGGTTGAAAGTAACGCAAGCTATTGCCGCCATATCGGATAATGCGGAAAAATTAGCTAATCGCGTAAACATGACTTTAGAGGAAAGATAG
- a CDS encoding ABC transporter ATP-binding protein: MEDLPILEVKNLSIRITKKGKTHELIDNLSFTLKKGRTLAIIGESGSGKSVAAQAILGLLPYPPFHKPQGEILYGDQNLLTILPQALEKIRGSRITMIFQNPLTCLNPVYTIGQQMKEVVDQHLGLHIDQTNILLYEALENTGITNPALCLKQYPHQLSGGMLQRVCIAMALICRPDILIADEPTTALDASVQYQILKLLKEIQIKTGMAILIITHNMGVVAEIADDVLVLYAGQHIEEASTFVLFDHISHPYTQALFAAQPGIGPGELPLIQGQIPHYTNFPTGCRFHPRCAHVTEQCRKRTPKTMDIGDKHRVKCWLYDK, from the coding sequence ATGGAAGATCTCCCTATTTTAGAAGTTAAAAACCTCAGCATTCGAATTACCAAGAAAGGTAAGACTCACGAGCTTATCGATAACCTTTCCTTTACTCTCAAAAAAGGACGGACTTTAGCGATTATAGGTGAATCCGGATCAGGAAAATCCGTAGCAGCTCAAGCCATTCTAGGCTTATTGCCGTATCCGCCTTTTCATAAACCTCAAGGCGAAATTCTTTACGGAGATCAAAACCTATTAACCATTCTTCCTCAGGCCTTGGAAAAGATTCGCGGTTCTCGGATTACTATGATCTTTCAAAACCCGCTGACCTGTTTAAATCCCGTATATACTATCGGGCAACAAATGAAAGAAGTCGTCGATCAGCATCTCGGTCTCCATATCGATCAAACAAACATCCTTTTATATGAAGCCCTTGAAAACACGGGGATTACGAATCCCGCTCTTTGCCTGAAACAATACCCTCATCAATTGTCCGGAGGTATGCTGCAAAGAGTGTGTATAGCCATGGCATTAATTTGTCGTCCCGATATTTTAATTGCCGACGAGCCCACGACAGCCTTAGATGCTTCCGTCCAATATCAAATTTTAAAATTATTGAAAGAAATTCAAATAAAAACCGGTATGGCTATTCTTATTATTACCCATAATATGGGGGTCGTTGCCGAGATTGCCGACGACGTTCTGGTGTTATATGCAGGACAACATATTGAAGAAGCTTCAACGTTCGTACTTTTCGATCACATTTCCCATCCGTACACGCAAGCCTTATTTGCGGCGCAACCGGGAATTGGCCCCGGAGAACTGCCTCTTATTCAAGGGCAAATTCCTCATTATACGAATTTTCCTACGGGATGCCGTTTCCATCCGAGATGCGCGCACGTAACGGAACAATGTCGTAAGCGGACGCCGAAAACGATGGATATCGGTGATAAACACAGAGTAAAATGTTGGTTATATGACAAATAA
- a CDS encoding ATP-binding cassette domain-containing protein, translating into MTNKGTSNFLSVNALSKYYYKRKHIFSREKLVTAAVNNVSFTMDSGMILGLVGESGSGKTTLAMMLMGLIKPSSGQILFENTVIGTPQTQHVYKQDLRMIFQDPYSSLNPRKTILDNISHHLLYHRFITTREEQMAIAEKVMEKVGLSQDILSQYPHQLSGGMLQRVSIGRAIIGNAKLIVCDEIVSALDLSLQAQILNMLKHLQHELNLGYLFISHDLSVVSHFCSHVLIMYKGQIVESGATQVVFDNPKNEYTKMLLKAQPATHPKNSLIRKTYSCVG; encoded by the coding sequence ATGACAAATAAGGGTACATCTAATTTTTTATCGGTAAATGCATTATCGAAATATTATTACAAACGTAAGCACATATTTTCCCGAGAAAAACTGGTTACTGCGGCAGTAAACAACGTTTCTTTTACAATGGATTCGGGAATGATTCTCGGGTTAGTAGGAGAATCGGGTTCCGGAAAGACGACTTTGGCTATGATGCTTATGGGATTGATTAAACCTTCATCCGGTCAAATTCTCTTTGAAAATACGGTAATCGGAACTCCGCAAACTCAACACGTCTATAAGCAAGATTTACGCATGATTTTTCAAGATCCGTATTCTTCCTTAAATCCTCGGAAAACAATTCTCGATAATATAAGTCACCATCTTCTTTATCATCGATTCATTACAACACGCGAAGAACAAATGGCTATCGCAGAAAAAGTGATGGAGAAGGTCGGTCTCTCTCAAGACATACTTTCCCAGTATCCTCATCAATTATCCGGAGGCATGCTGCAAAGAGTTTCCATCGGCAGAGCCATCATAGGAAATGCCAAATTGATCGTTTGCGACGAAATCGTTTCGGCATTGGACTTATCTCTTCAAGCTCAAATCCTGAATATGCTGAAGCACTTACAACACGAACTCAACCTCGGATACCTATTCATATCTCACGATCTGTCCGTCGTCAGTCATTTCTGTTCACATGTACTCATTATGTATAAAGGGCAAATTGTAGAATCCGGAGCTACGCAAGTAGTTTTTGACAATCCAAAGAATGAATATACGAAAATGCTATTGAAAGCGCAGCCCGCCACTCACCCTAAAAATTCTCTGATCAGAAAAACGTATTCATGCGTCGGATAA
- a CDS encoding ParB/RepB/Spo0J family partition protein, whose product MQDTLLEVPSDSIRISPFQPRRHFSEEELRGLANSIESIGLLQPPVVREVSNNGTFLYYELIAGERRWRALKLLGREKIEVLVRSSEDSCAAEAALAENLQRVDLNPIEMAEAFRRFMDAFQLTQDNLALRVGKKRSTVANYLRLLTFGKEIRNLLISGELTMGHAKVLLTLNSEKDRNEWAHLAIKRKLPVRDLERLIESRDRTSLSFGPGTKSKQNLTSENLIRFFKTRFGMEVKFKPLKTGGCFVLSYKEEEVLDSLERFFKAENQKSFET is encoded by the coding sequence ATGCAAGACACTCTTTTGGAAGTACCTTCGGATTCAATCAGAATAAGTCCTTTTCAACCGAGACGTCATTTTTCTGAAGAGGAACTTAGAGGATTAGCAAATTCGATAGAATCGATAGGCTTGTTACAACCTCCGGTCGTTAGGGAAGTTTCAAATAACGGTACGTTTTTATATTACGAATTGATTGCCGGCGAAAGGCGATGGAGAGCATTGAAATTGCTCGGAAGAGAAAAAATAGAAGTCTTAGTGAGATCTTCCGAAGATAGTTGTGCCGCCGAAGCGGCTTTAGCCGAAAATTTACAACGGGTTGATTTAAATCCTATCGAAATGGCCGAAGCTTTCAGAAGATTCATGGATGCTTTTCAATTGACTCAAGACAATTTGGCCTTACGAGTCGGTAAAAAGCGTTCTACGGTAGCCAATTATCTAAGATTATTGACTTTCGGTAAAGAAATCCGAAATTTATTGATATCCGGAGAATTGACTATGGGACATGCTAAGGTTTTATTAACGCTGAATTCCGAAAAAGATAGGAACGAATGGGCTCATCTTGCCATCAAACGAAAATTGCCGGTTCGTGATTTGGAACGATTGATTGAGTCTCGAGATAGGACAAGCCTTTCCTTCGGTCCCGGCACGAAATCTAAACAAAATCTTACAAGTGAAAACCTAATTAGGTTTTTTAAAACCCGATTCGGCATGGAAGTAAAGTTCAAACCTCTTAAAACGGGGGGATGTTTCGTGCTAAGCTATAAAGAGGAAGAGGTTTTGGATTCCTTGGAAAGGTTCTTTAAGGCTGAAAATCAAAAATCCTTTGAAACTTAA